In Candidatus Planktophila versatilis, the genomic window CATATAAGAGATTGAATAGATATGAATCAGGGTGCCCACACCAGTAATGAGGAGTACAAAGCAGATTGAGAGTTGATCAAGTAAGAGCCCGGCATCTACGTTAAATGTTCCAACGCTAATCCAAGAAAAGAGCTTCTGCGAAAATGCGCGCTCTTCTGGCTCATGCGCAAGCATCTGTGTGAGTTGATAAATACCCACACCAAATGAACTTGCCGAAAGTGTGGTGGCGAGCAGGTGGCCCCACTTATCGGCCCGACGTCCAGCGAGTAATAAAATTACAGCTCCTGCAAGTGGCAGGGCGATGAGATATCCGAGAGATGTCGAAGTAGTCATCATTATCGCTTCAACAAACTAGCGTCATCGACAGAGGCAGAACGACGTGAGCGATAAATCGTCACGATAATTGCGAGTCCAACCACAACTTCACATGCAGCCACGACCATCGTAAAGAAGGCAACGACCTGACCATCGAGGGTGCCATTAATGCGTGAGAAAGTAACGAGGGTGAGGTTTGCCGCATTGAGCATGAGCTCGACACACATAAAGACAACAATTGCATTACGACGGACAACAACACCGACTGCGCCAATTGTGAAGAGCAAGGCTGCTAAGTAGAGATAGTTATACGGATTCATTACTTCTCCTCCGCAACCGTGTTATCAACTTCGCCGAGTTCAAAGGATCGAGATTCCAAAATATCCCCGCGTGCTTTCAGTGTTGCCGAAATTGAGGTAGGTGCGGCGCTTCCATCAGGAAGCAGCGCTGGCACATCTACTGCGTTATGACGGGCATAAACACCTGGGCTAGGAAGTCCGGCGGCACCTGCAAGTGAGCCTGTTCGAAAACGTGCAATTGATTGTTCGCGTTGGGTAGGGCGAGCAACACTTCGTTGGTGATGAGCAAGAACCATGGCGCCAAGGGCTGCCGT contains:
- the nuoK gene encoding NADH-quinone oxidoreductase subunit NuoK; the protein is MNPYNYLYLAALLFTIGAVGVVVRRNAIVVFMCVELMLNAANLTLVTFSRINGTLDGQVVAFFTMVVAACEVVVGLAIIVTIYRSRRSASVDDASLLKR